One Hordeum vulgare subsp. vulgare chromosome 4H, MorexV3_pseudomolecules_assembly, whole genome shotgun sequence DNA window includes the following coding sequences:
- the LOC123447758 gene encoding protein ANTHESIS POMOTING FACTOR 1 — MPAGEKEERVTMEVTDEMLKTMEVGLAFRDYIGRISSMDFHSKSTNYLVTASDDESIRLYDIQNAVCLKTINSKKYGVELVCFTTNPTLVLYSSKNGWDESLRLLSLNDNRFVRYFKGHLDRVVAMSLCYEKDSFLSGSLDRTVLLWDLRADKAQGLLRVQGRPAVSYDDQGLVFAVAYGGYVRMFDARKFEKGPFDIFSVGNDESEANMIKFSSDGRRLLLTTKAGCIHVLDSFHGNNLATYNVKPAVTNSPLEASFSPDGNHIISGSGDGSVFAWSVRSGKKVARWGSTDNEPPLVRWAPGSLMFLTGSSELSCWVPDLSKLGSFAATK; from the exons ATGCCCG CcggggagaaggaggagcgggTGACCATGGAGGTCACCGACGAGATGCTCAAGACCATGGAGGTCGGCTTGGCCTTCCGGGACTAT ATTGGCAGAATTAGTTCTATGGATTTCCACAGCAAGTCCACAAACTATCTTGTGACAGCCAGTGATGATGAATCAATACGCCTATATGACATTCAAAATGCTGT ATGTTTGAAGACCATTAATAGCAAAAAGTATGGGGTTGAACTGGTGTGCTTCACTACAAACCCAACTCTTGTCTTGTACTCCTCGAAAAATGGCTGGGATG AATCTCTGCGTCTACTCTCTCTGAATGATAACCGTTTTGTAAGATATTTCAAAGGCCATCTTGACAG GGTTGTTGCTATGTCATTATGTTACGAGAAAGACAGTTTTCTCTCTGGTTCACTTGATCGAACTGTTCTCCTATGGGATCTGAGGGCTGACAAAGCACAG GGCTTGCTACGTGTGCAAGGGAGGCCTGCAGTTTCATATGATGATCAGGGTTTAGTTTTTGCAGTTGCTTACGGTGGTTATGTAAGGATGTTTGATGCTCGAAAATTTGAGAAG GGGCCTTTTGATATTTTCTCCGTTGGTAATGATGAATCAGAAGCCAATATGATAAAGTTCAGCAGTGATGGAAGGCGGCTTCTTTTAACCACCAAAGCAGGGTGTATTCATGTGCTAGATTCATTTCATGGCAACAAT CTAGCAACTTACAATGTTAAGCCAGCTGTAACCAATTCGCCATTGGAGGCATCATTCAGCCCTGATGGAAACCATATCATATCTG GCTCCGGTGATGgtagtgtttttgcttggagtgttagAAGTGGAAAGAAG GTTGCGCGCTGGGGGAGCACAGATAACGAGCCACCACTGGTTAGGTGGGCTCCAGGATCGCTGATGTTCTTGACTGGATCTTCAGAACTATCCTGCTGGGTCCCGGACCTATCAAAGCTGGGATCGTTTGCCGCTACTAAGTAA
- the LOC123447759 gene encoding probable inactive leucine-rich repeat receptor-like protein kinase At3g03770, protein MAWQLSALVMAITCLMLSRTSEQSSESELLQQLRKQLEYPRQLDVWNNPSGNPCYTQPTSVVTVTCEGDAVTELKIVGDRITKPPKFSGYPLPNVSLSEAFVIDSFVTTLTRLTTLRVVILVSLGLWGPLPDKIHRLSSLQVLDLSSNFLYGSIPPKLSAMSRLQTLTLDGNYFNGTLPDWFGSLSNLTVLRIQRNRLKGSIPAAVGKATMLTELALAGNNISGEVPGLGSLVKLEMLDLRDNELYGELPDMPTALVTVLLSKNSFKGVIPEKFGQLKRLQHLDLSFNFLEGSPPQELFDLPNISYLNLAANMLSGSFPSSLTCSSTLGFVDLSTNRITGDLPACLSANLNNRVVKFDGNCFSADPEHQHEANYCQQPHKGRRSSKDVGLVVTIVGIVLIVLVLSLLLMASNKRNCQRVTAEQQLLQKQMQDNSTSGMSSELLESARYISQAVKFGSQIMPTHRAFSLEELKEATKCFERSAFLGEGSIGKLYKGKLENGTVIAIRCLALHHRYSIRNLKLRLDLLAKLRHPNLVCLLGHCIDNAVDESSVKRVFLVYEYVPNATLSSYLSGSTPEKTLKWCDRLHVLIGIARAVHFLHTGIIPGSLYNRLKTSNILLDEHHIAKLSDYGLSIITEEIYKHEAIGEGQRYIQNNAEELETLQDDVCSFGCIILEALMGSKLHRKGDPFILSELVLSLSCQEERERVLDPVVLGTSSQDSLSMVVSITIKCLSVESSTRPSIEEVLWNLQYAAQIQATADGDLRSEVSSQAC, encoded by the exons ATGGCTTGGCAGTTAAGTGCCCTTGTGATGGCCATAACCTGTTTGATGTTATCCCGAACAAGTGAGCAGTCCTCAGAAAGTGAGCTGCTGCAGCAGCTCAGGAAGCAGCTGGAGTACCCTAGGCAGCTGGACGTCTGGAATAACCCAAGTGGTAACCCCTGCTACACTCAGCCCACTTCGGTGGTCACCGTAACATGCGAGGGGGATGCCGTTACCGAGCTCAAGATAGTCGGTGATAGGATCACTAAGCCACCAAAGTTCAGTGGCTATCCTCTTCCAAATGTCAGCCTCTCTGAAGCCTTTGTTATCGATTCATTTGTCACTACGCTGACAAGGTTAACTACCTTGCGGGTTGTGATCTTGGTGTCTTTGGGCTTATGGGGCCCTCTCCCCGACAAGATTCACCGGTTGTCTTCGCTTCAAGTGCTTGATCTGAGCTCAAATTTTCTGTACGGCTCGATCCCTCCGAAGCTGTCGGCCATGTCGAGGCTTCAGACCCTGACACTGGATGGTAACTACTTCAACGGAACTCTGCCAGACTGGTTTGGTTCGCTCTCAAACCTTACGGTCCTTCGTATTCAGCGTAACCGGTTGAAAGGGTCAATACCAGCAGCAGTTGGTAAAGCTACAATGCTTACCGAGCTAGCTCTTGCCGGCAACAATATCTCAGGCGAGGTTCCAGGTTTGGGTAGTTTGGTAAAACTTGAGATGTTGGATTTGAGGGACAACGAGTTATACGGAGAGCTTCCAGACATGCCTACAGCATTGGTAACAGTCTTGCTTAGCAAGAACTCATTCAAGGGTGTTATTCCGGAAAAGTTTGGTCAACTGAAAAGGCTTCAACACCTCGATCTTTCATTCAACTTTCTTGAGGGCAGTCCTCCTCAAGAACTCTTTGATCTCCCAAACATCAGTTATTTGAACCTGGCAGCAAACATGCTCAGTGGATCATTTCCGAGTAGTTTAACATGCAGCAGCACCCTGGGCTTTGTTGATTTGTCTACTAACCGAATCACAGGTGACCTGCCTGCTTGTCTAAGTGCCAACTTGAATAACAGGGTTGTTAAGTTCGACGGGAATTGCTTTAGTGCTGACCCTGAACACCAGCATGAAGCTAACTATTGTCAACAACCTCATAAGGGGAGAAGATCAAGCAAGGATGTTGGACTTGTGGTTACTATTGTCGGTATAGTGCTGATTGTGCTTGTTCTTTCTCTTCTATTAATGGCATCAAACAAAAGAAACTGTCAGAGAGTTACAGCAGAACAACAGTTACTGCAAAAGCAAATGCAAGATAATTCGACTTCAGGAATGTCTTCTGAACTGCTAGAAAGTGCAA GGTACATATCTCAGGCTGTGAAGTTTGGGTCGCAAATAATGCCCACACACCGTGCATTTTCTTTAGAAGAGCTCAAAGAAGCAACCAAATGTTTTGAACGATCAGCATTTTTAGGCGAGGGATCCATTGGAAAG CTATACAAGGGAAAACTAGAGAATGGGACCGTGATTGCAATAAGATGTTTGGCATTGCACCACAGATATTCAATAAGAAATCTAAAGCTTCGTTTAGATCTACTTGCGAAGCTTCGCCACCCAAATTTAGTTTGCCTCTTGGGGCACTGTATTGACAATGCAGTTGATGAATCAAGTGTAAAAAGGGTTTTTCTTGTTTATGAATATGTACCTAATGCGACACTCTCTTCTTATCTTTCTG GCTCTACTCCTGAGAAAACACTGAAATGGTGTGATAGACTGCATGTGCTGATTGGCATTGCAAGGGCTGTTCATTTCTTACATACAGGAATAATTCCTGGTTCCTTGTATAATCGGTTGAAAACTTCTAATATTTTGCTTGATGAACACCACATTGCAAAACTGAGCGACTACGGTTTGTCCATAATCACAGAGGAGATATACAAACATGAG GCAATAGGAGAAGGGCAGAGATACATACAAAATAATGCTGAAGAATT GGAAACTTTGCAGGATGATGTATGTTCTTTTGGTTGCATTATACTTGAAGCACTTATGGGCTCAAAATTACATAGAAAAGGAGATCCTTTTATTTTAAGTGAACTG GTTCTGTCTTTATCATGCCAGGAAGAGCGTGAGCGCGTTCTGGACCCGGTCGTGCTTGGGACCTCATCGCAGGATTCACTCTCGATGGTGGTCTCCATCACGATCAAATGCCTATCCGTTGAATCTTCGACCCGGCCCTCCATCGAAGAGGTTCTCTGGAACCTGCAGTACGCTGCGCAGATCCAGGCGACGGCCGATGGTGATCTGAGATCAGAAGTTTCGTCGCAAGCCTGTTAG